Proteins encoded together in one Impatiens glandulifera chromosome 1, dImpGla2.1, whole genome shotgun sequence window:
- the LOC124919787 gene encoding G-type lectin S-receptor-like serine/threonine-protein kinase LECRK3 yields MNFHNYHNTYLFLVFFSTLFLLPFSSFSQVNGTVQVGSFMTATEDTTPWLSPSSDFAFGFSQLKDKNLFLLAIWYNKIPDKTIIWYANDGQPVSQRSRLELSAQGGLNLYDPQGRSIWSSVGITEEVAYSFMNDTGNFVLIRTGSSTAVWESFKNPTDTIVSTQIIESDGVLFSKQSENNFSKGHFQLRLLRDGNLVLNIRDIVTNYAYDAYYISGTYDPSNSSNSGFQVIYDSTGYMFIRRRNGQRSDLTPNSLIMPPDSYYRATLGFDGVFTQYHHPKSFTGNPNWTPIWSKPDNICLNINGVKGIGACGYNNVCTLGDNKRPVCECPIGFSLIDPNNTYGSCKPSFTSSCRDEELEVDSLKDVYDFQELLDTDWPTSDYRQLNPSSEQLCRESCLQDCFCAVAIFRVDTCWMKKLPLSNGRKDQNLNGKALIKYRKGSLPPLAPPSTMITNQIQKQGQWTIILVGSVLLGTSFFIIFCLGFFIVYKKKKYIQTTTAETIAGGNQRCFQYRELLEATDGFKEEIGRGAFGTVYKGVMQNTLTRTTIAVKKLDSIVIQDKEKEFRTEVNTISQTYHKNLVRLLGFCDEGQHRMLVYEFMSKGSLASLLFGNEKLSWSLRTEMAIGVARGLVYLHDECITQIIHCDIKPQNILLDENYNARISDFGLAKLLVINQSKTNTGIRGTKGYVAPEWFRNVPISAKVDVYSFGVLLCELITCRRSLEDVMEDKPILTEWVYDCYIERKLESLVRNDEAALVDNKTLKSFVMVAIWCIQEDSSIRPSMRKVSQMLEGIVQVPIPPCPYWSTN; encoded by the coding sequence ATGAATTTTCATAATTATCATAATACATATCTCTTCCTCGTCTTCTTCTCCACTCTGTTCCTCCTTCCATTTTCATCTTTTTCTCAAGTAAACGGCACTGTTCAGGTGGGCTCATTCATGACAGCAACAGAGGATACTACTCCATGGCTTTCACCTTCTTCTGATTTTGCATTTGGGTTTAGTCAACTCAAAGACAAGAACCTATTCTTGCTTGCAATTTGGTATAACAAAATACCAGACAAAACCATCATCTGGTACGCGAATGATGGACAACCCGTTAGTCAAAGATCAAGACTAGAGCTTTCAGCACAAGGTGGCCTAAACCTGTATGATCCTCAAGGAAGGTCTATCTGGTCATCTGTTGGTATAACCGAAGAAGTCGCCTATAGTTTTATGAATGATACGGGTAATTTCGTGTTGATTCGTACGGGTTCCAGCACAGCAGTATGGGAGAGTTTCAAAAACCCAACTGACACCATTGTTTCAACGCAAATAATTGAATCTGATGGTGTATTATTCTCGAAACAATCGGAGAATAATTTCTCAAAAGGACACTTTCAACTTCGGCTCCTTAGAGATGGGAACCTCGTACTTAATATCCGTGATATTGTCACAAACTATGCGTATGATGCCTACTATATAAGTGGCACATATGATCCTTCTAACTCATCAAATTCTGGCTTCCAGGTGATATATGATTCCACAGGCTACATGTTCATACGAAGAAGAAATGGACAACGATCAGATCTTACTCCCAACAGTTTGATTATGCCTCCAGACAGTTATTATCGGGCGACTCTTGGTTTTGATGGGGTTTTTACTCAATATCACCATCCTAAAAGCTTCACTGGAAATCCAAATTGGACTCCTATTTGGTCCAAGCCGGATAATATTTGTCTTAATATTAATGGGGTGAAGGGAATCGGAGCTTGTGGGTATAATAATGTATGCACGCTAGGTGACAACAAGCGGCCAGTTTGCGAATGTCCCATCGGTTTCTCCTTGATTGATCCCAATAATACTTATGGTAGCTGCAAACCGAGTTTCACATCAAGTTGTCGAGATGAGGAGCTGGAGGTCGATTCTTTGAAAGATGTATACGATTTCCAGGAGCTGTTAGACACGGATTGGCCTACTTCTGATTACCGACAATTGAATCCATCTAGTGAACAACTATGCAGAGAGTCATGCTTGCAAGATTGTTTCTGTGCTGTTGCAATTTTTAGAGTTGATACTTGTTGGATGAAGAAGCTTCCACTCTCAAATGGGAGAAAGGATCAAAATCTAAATGGAAAGGCTCTTATTAAGTATAGAAAAGGCAGCCTTCCTCCGTTGGCACCTCCATCCACGATGATTACGAACCAGATTCAGAAACAGGGGCAATGGACTATAATTCTTGTTGGGTCGGTTCTCTTAGGAACATCTTTTTTCATCATCTTTTGCTTAGGATTCTTCATAGTttacaagaagaagaaatacattCAAACCACCACTGCCGAAACCATTGCCGGAGGGAATCAACGTTGTTTTCAATATAGAGAGCTTTTGGAAGCAACTGACGGGTTCAAGGAGGAGATTGGAAGAGGAGCGTTTGGCACGGTATACAAAGGGGTAATGCAAAACACACTTACAAGGACCACAATTGCTGTCAAGAAGCTTGATAGCATTGTCATCCAAGACAAAGAGAAGGAATTTAGGACCGAGGTGAACACCATTAGCCAAACATACCACAAGAATCTTGTCCGACTTCTTGGGTTCTGCGACGAGGGACAACATAGGATGTTGGTTTATGAGTTCATGAGCAAAGGAAGCTTGGCGAGCCTTCTTTTTGGAAACGAGAAGTTGAGCTGGTCGTTGAGGACTGAAATGGCTATAGGAGTTGCTAGAGGACTTGTGTATTTACATGATGAATGCATTACTCAAATAATACACTGTGACATAAAACCTCAGAACATACTGCTTGACGAGAACTACAATGCTAGGATTTCGGATTTTGGTTTGGCAAAATTATTGGTGATCAACCAGAGCAAGACCAATACTGGGATTCGTGGTACAAAAGGTTATGTTGCTCCGGAATGGTTTAGGAATGTACCCATATCGGCCAAGGTTGACGTTTATAGTTTTGGCGTATTGCTTTGCGAGTTAATCACATGTCGAAGGAGCTTGGAAGATGTCATGGAAGACAAACCGATCCTCACCGAATGGGTGTATGATTGCTACATTGAAAGGAAATTAGAGTCATTGGTTCGGAATGATGAGGCTGCATTGGTTGATAACAAGACGTTGAAGAGTTTTGTGATGGTTGCCATTTGGTGCATACAAGAAGACTCTTCTATTAGGCCGTCAATGAGAAAGGTTTCTCAAATGCTTGAAGGAATTGTCCAAGTACCCATTCCTCCATGTCCATATTGGTCAACCAactaa